In Mucilaginibacter sp. KACC 22063, the genomic stretch TTTAAACGCCGTTGTACATTGTTTAAACCAATGCCCCCGGCAGCATCACGGTTATGCTGATGCTTTTTATTGTTTACATAAAAGTCCAGATGATCTGGCGTTACATTTAAGGTAAGCACAATAGGATGATCGGGGTCATTGGCAACGCCATGTTTGAAAGCATTTTCAACAAATGAAATCAACAACAACGGCACAATGCGCTGATGGTCTACCGTGCCATTAACAGTATATTCAACAAAGGCCTTATTGCCGAAACGTATTTTTTGAAGGTCGATGTAATTTTGTAGGTACTTTAACTCCTTATCTAAATCTACCTTGTTATCATTACACTCATACAGCATGTAACGCATAATTTCCGAAAGCTTTAATACAGCTTCGGGCGTAGTTTCGCTCCGTTGGTAGGCCAGTGAATAAATGGTATTAAGCGAATTGAATAAAAAATGGGGATTGATCTGCGATTTCAGAAATGACAATTCAGCGGTAAGCCGCTGATTTTCCAGGTCGCGCTGTACACGTTCATTCAAAAACCAGTCGACCGAAAACTGTAATACAATACTTAAAAATATAAAGATCAGGCTTACAAATACGGTACTAACAAAGTAATCGCCGTAGCCAACCACATGCCCCTTCATGCGTTCAAGCACGTATGACTTAAATAGTATGGCCACACCTAATTTAATAATCCCGAATAACCCAATGGCTATCAGCACCATTAAAGCATAGGTTTTATACTTTTTGGTATCGAGATAATAGGGAATAAGTACAAGGTAATTGGTATAAAACAATACGATGTTAATACTGCCATAAAGCACAAACAAAACAAGCGCGGCTTTAAAACCCATGCGGCCATTATTGTACCACATGAACATAAAAAAGGCGATCATAGCCACCCAAAACACCACATGCCAGAAAATCTGCCAGCCTTTTTTCATGCAACTAATTTAATATTAGCATTTGTTTTTATGCTTTTAAATATATGTAAACGCTACTTTGATCGATGAACAGGCAAATTGTTACGATGAACGGGTAAGTATTTGCAGACAGGCGTTCATCTATAATTACCGCCTGTTGGTCTAAATGATTTTAGCACCTGATTTTTTTAAAGTCTATTTGTGTCGTTAAATCAATCACAACACAAAATGAAAAAGCTAAT encodes the following:
- a CDS encoding sensor histidine kinase: MKKGWQIFWHVVFWVAMIAFFMFMWYNNGRMGFKAALVLFVLYGSINIVLFYTNYLVLIPYYLDTKKYKTYALMVLIAIGLFGIIKLGVAILFKSYVLERMKGHVVGYGDYFVSTVFVSLIFIFLSIVLQFSVDWFLNERVQRDLENQRLTAELSFLKSQINPHFLFNSLNTIYSLAYQRSETTPEAVLKLSEIMRYMLYECNDNKVDLDKELKYLQNYIDLQKIRFGNKAFVEYTVNGTVDHQRIVPLLLISFVENAFKHGVANDPDHPIVLTLNVTPDHLDFYVNNKKHQHNRDAAGGIGLNNVQRRLKLLYPGKYDLKIQNGEDSYSCELSLVL